Below is a genomic region from Butyrivibrio sp. AE3004.
AGCAAGTATTCTTTTCCCTCTTTCCTTATGGGTAGTCGGAAACTGGGGACTTACCACATTGTTTGATGGTAAAGGTCGATTGGGCCAGGTATATATGGCAACATGTTATGCACTTACGCCTTATCCGCTTTTACAGTTTCCACTAATGATATTCAGTAATTTCGTAACAGTAGATGAAAAAGAATTTTATGCCATGGTGAGTGCAATATCCCTGGTTTGGGCAGCACTGCTTGTTATAGCAGCCATGGGGCAGATTCACGAATATACAGCCGGAAAGAATCTGCTTTTCACAATAGCAACACTTTTTTCAATGCTGGTAATGATTTTCATTCTGATGATTTTCTTCAGTATGATATCTCAGGGAGTTTCTTACTTTATATCTCTGGGTAAGGAATTATTGTTCCGACTATAGAAATTACGGATGGGAGCAGAAATGAACGAAAATAAAAAGGGAAAAATACGACAGATAGTTAAGAGCCTGGCGGCTCCTGTGATCATATGTATTCTAATATTAGCTGCCGTACTTTTCATAATAAATCATAAAAATGTAAATGATACAGATGAAGCTGTAGTTCCGTACTCATATGAAGGCGGAGAGGATACGGTTGTTATTGAGAATGACAAGCTGAAACTGGAAATGGATCCTTTAACTACACAGTTTACTGTTACTGTTAAGGAAACCGGTAAGGTATGGCGTTCAAATCCGGAGAATGCAGCAAATGATGCAATAGCTCTTCCTGAAGAGAAGGCCAACCTACAGTCACCGCTCATTATGTCATATTCAGTTGTTACAGGTCTTGAGACAACATATAACACTCATACCTACAGTACAGCCAACCAGATTTATAACATTACAAAGGATGGCGACTCCGTAAGAGTAGATTACTCACTTGGTGATGTTATAAAAGAGTATGTTATTCCTCCTGTAATTACTAAGGAAAGTCTTGATGAATGGCTTTCAAAAATGGATAAGGATGACGTTAATTTTATCCAGCAGTATTACAAAAAGTATGACATTAACAAGCTTGGTAAAAAAGACAATAAGGATGAGCTTCTTGCAAGTTATCCGGCTCTTGAAGACCATGTCATATACGTACTTCGTGATAAGACAAAAGAAAATGTAAGAAAGAAGATTGAAAAATCCTTTGAAGAAGCAGGATATACATATGATGATTTCCAAGCAGATAAGGAACTTGATCTTTCTGTAAAAAGCTCAGATAAGCCTGTATTTAATGTAAGTGTTGTTTACAAGCTTGATGGAGACGATCTTGTTGTAGAGGTTCCTATGAAGGACCTTAAGTATAAAAAGGATTCACCGATTTATACAATTACCCCTCTTCCATATTTTGGAGCTGGTGACAGCGAGCAGGATGGTTACATGTTTGTTCCGGAAGGCGGCGGTGCTACTATTAACTTCAACAATGGCAAGGTTTCACAGAGCAGCTATTATACAAATGTATATGGTTGGGATATGTGCCTTAGCAGAGATGCGGTAGTACATAACACCAGAGCATACTATGGTGTATTCGGAGTTTCAGAAGGTAATGACTCTTTCTTATGTATACTTGAAGATGGAAGCCCTTATGCTTCAATTCAGGCAGATATAAGCGGAAAGAACAACAGCTACAATTATGTAAATGCCGTATACAGCATTTGCCAGAGAGAGCAGTATGATGTAGGTGATATCGCTAACAGTGATGTATATGAATATGTACCTTCATTGCCGGATGAAACACTTACTCGTAGATATACATTTATCAATTCCGGAAGCTATGTAGACATGGCAAAGGAATATGGATCTTATTTACAGGATAAATATGGCGATTCTCTTTCTATGAATCAGGATTCAAGTGCACCGGTTGCTGTTGAGATGATCGGAGCAATTGATAAGGTTAAACAGATTCTCGGTGTTCCTGTAAAGAGACCTCTTAAGCTTACGACTTATAAAGAAGCAAGCAATATCGTTAAGGATTTAAATGATAACGGAATCGATAACATGTCCGTTAAACTTACCGGATGGTGCAACGGTGGTGTGGATCAGAGATTATTGAAATCCGCAAAGACGATTGGAGCACTAGGAAGTAAAAATGATCTGAAGAATCTGGTTAAGACAGGTGATGAAACAGGTTCAAAGGTTTACCTTGATGGTATAACACAGTATGCAAATGATTCAAACCTGCTTGATGGTTTCTTCTCATACAGAGATGCAGCAAAGCTCATCAGCAAAGAGCAGGCTAAGTTATATGATTATAGCCATATAACATATGCGCAGAGAGAGAATTCTGATCATTTGTATTATCTGTTACATACAGATCTTGCAATGAATATTGCAGACAAGTTTGCTGATACAGCAGCATCTTATGGTGCAGGTGTTTCTTTCCAGGATATTGGAAAAGACTTATCATCTGATTTCTATAGAAAGAATATGCACAGCAGACAGAGCGTAAAGAGCCTTCAGGAAGAAGAACTTAAGAAGATTCAGAGTGAAGGCACACCCATAATGATAAACATGGGTAATGACTATGCGGTTCCTTATGCTAGCATGGTTACAGGAATGGATTTAAGAGGAAGTGAATATACAATACTTGATCAATGCATTCCTTTCTACCAGATTGCTGTACATGGCAGAGTAAACTATACAGGAGAGCCTGTAAACATTGGTGGTAATCAGGAGAATGAAGTACTTTACAGCGCAGAGTATGGCGCAGGATTATACTTCGCTTTCATGAATGAAACATCATTTGCAACACAGAAAACACTTTATACAGATTATTACGGTGCAACATATTCAGCATGGAAAGACAAGATGCTTGATATCTGCACAAGATACAACGAAGAACTCGGCCATATCTTCAATCAGGAAATGGTTGATCATGAAAACATCAGTGAAGATCTTTCCCGCACACAGTATGCGGATGGAACTAATGTCTATGTAAATTATGGCTACAGTGATGCACAGACACCGGACGGAAAGACAGTTCCCGCCAGAGATTATCTGGTTGTCAGATGAGAGGAAATGGTTTTATGGAAAAGCAGAAGCAAAAGAAAAAGGTTGTAGGACTGCAAAAAAGAAAAGCCAAGGCAGGATATGCATTTATTGCTCCTTTTGTAATTGGTTTTCTGGTATTTATGATTAAGCCCTTATGGCAGTCACTTAATATGAGTTTTTGCAATGTAGAACTTGGAGCAGGAGACTTTAAGCAGACTTGGGTAGGACTTACCAATTACATATATGCTTTCAGAGTAGATCCTGAATTCAACAGATTACTGGTTGAAGAGCTTTCAAGAATGATTGTTTACTCATTGGCTATCATAGTATTCAGTTTCTTTGTTGCACTGATATTAAATCAGAAGTTCAAGGGACGTGCACTGGTAAGAGCAATCTTCTTCCTTCCGGTTATTCTTTCATCAGGTGTAATCGTAGGACTTGAATCAAACAACCAGCTCATGGCATCACTTGCTCAGACAATTGAACAAACAACACAGGGTGTAAGTGTTACAGCTGCTCTCGAGAGTATACTTCGTACAGCCGGTGTAGGTGTTAGAGCTTATGAAAAGGTATTTGAAGTAATTGATAATATTTATGATGTCGCTATTGCTTCAGGTATTCAGATTATTATCTTCCTGTCAGGTCTTCAGAGCATATCATCAAGTATGTATGAAGCAGCTGATATTGAAGGATGTACAAAATGGGAGAGTTTGTGGAAAATAACATTCCCGATGATCAGTTCACTTTTCCTTGTTAATTGGCTTTATACAGTAGTTGATTTCTGTATGCGTTCTGATAACGGTGTTATTGAGAAAATTCAAAAGGTAATGGTTGAGCAGATGCAGTATGGTAATGCTTCAGCAATGTCCTGGATATATTTCTTAGTTGTACTTGCATTTGTCGGAATTACATCTCTTGTTATCTCGAAGGGAGTTTATTACTATGACTGATATGGCATTAGCACAGAAAATGAGTGCCAAAGAAAACAAAAAAAAGACATTGGTTCATCAGGACAAGGATTTCTGGGAAAGAAACAGATTATCCGGTGGATATCTTTTACAAAAGAAAATTATGGATATAGGTTTGAGTATATTCAGATTCATACTTCTTTTCGGAATGTGTTTCATGATATTACAGCCTATTTTAAACAAAATATCCGTAAGTTTCATGACAGAGCAGGACTTGTACAACCCAATTGTTATTGCTATTCCTGAACACTTCACAACTGCTAACTATAGACTTGCAGCTGAACTTATGAGTTATGGTCAGGCTCTTATTAATTCAATTCTTATATCATTGACCATTGCTGTTTTACAGATAACCGTATGTACACTTGTTGGTTATGGATTTGCAAGATTTGAGTTTCCTTTTAAGAAATTCTGGTTTGCGGCAGTTATTTTGGTAATTCTCATTCCGCCACAGACAATTGCATCATCCTTGCATTTGCACTTCAGATTTTTTGATATACTGGGATTGTTTAAACTGACAACAGGATCAACATTAAACCTAAGAGGATCAGCACTTCCGTATTATCTGATGAGTGCCGGTTGTATGGGACTTAAGAATGGTCTTTATATCTTCATCATAAGACAGTTTTTCAGAGGACTTCCTGTAGATCTTGAAGAGGCTGCTTATGTTGACGGATGTGGAATGCTTAAGACTTTTGTAAGAATTATGCTTCCCCAGGCTAAGCCACCTATTACATCATGTTTCCTGTTTGCCTTTGTATGGCAGTGGACAGATGGATTTTATTCAAGATTATTCCTTGGAAACACAAAGCTTGTAAGTACCAGTCTTTCAAGAATTATCGATAGTCTTGGTGCATATATTCAGCGTATTAACGGTGTTAAGACAACTATTTCCGTTGCTTATTCAAACTGTATTCTTGCGACAGGTACACTGATGATTATCATGCCTTTGATAATTCTGTATCTCTTCGCACAGCGTGCTTTCGTTGAAAGTATTGCAAATACAGGTATAAAGATGTAAAAAATCTCTTTGCGCTGTATAATAGCGAAGGAGTTAAATATTTTTCTTATCAGGGAATGCCCATTTGCTCTGGCAGCACCCGGGAATGCGCCGGGGCAGATGGCTTCTATATAACATTAACTTAGAGATGGAAAAATCTCAAAAAAGGAGGACAAAGATGAAAAGGGCATTAACCAAAAAAGTTACAGCTGCTATTACACTTGCAGCTATGACAATGAGTGCTGTTGGATGTGGAGCAAGTACAAATAGTACAAGTACAGATACAGCTACTTCAACAGAGGCTGCAGCAGATACAACAGAGACTGCTGAGAGCACAGAGACAGAGGATACTGCAGGGTCTGACACAGAAGAGACTACTGAGGATGCAGGCGAGGCTGAAGAAGCAGAAGCTTCTGAAAGTGGAGATCTCTATGAAGTTAAGACAGATGCTGATGGTAATCCTATCGATCTCGGCGGTATGGAAATTATCATCCGTGACTGGTGGTCAGGCGACCCGACAGAACCCGCTAACGATTATGAAGAAGCTCAGCAGGAGTACAGAGATTGGGCTCAGGAAACATACAACTTCACAATCAAGCAGCAGGCTATCTCTGACTGGGGTTCAACACCTGCAGATTTCGTAGATTATGCTACAACAGGTGGCGATGAGAACTACATTTGGACACTTCGTGATGATCCGGCTATCACATCAGCTATTTCAAGTGGTCTTATGTATGACCTTTCAACTCTTGATTGCCTTGATTTCTCAAAGGATAAGTTCCAGAGAAACCTTCTTCACGAGCAGTATGGTAAAGACGGACACATTTACGCTATGTATGCTGGATTCTCAGAGCCTAGAACAGGTGTATACTTTAACAAGAGAATTCTTACAGATGCTGGTATCGATCCTGAATCAATCTATGATATGCAGGCTGACGGAACATGGACATGGGATGCTTTCGAAGATCTCCTTTCCAAGGTTCAGCGTGATACAGACAACGATGGTGTTATCGATATTTATGGTATGACACTTAACGAAGGTGTTATGACAACACAGGCTATCTTCTCTAACGGTGGTGACATCGTAGGTAAAGATGCAAGTGGCAAGTACACATATGACCTTGAGAATCCTGAAACTCTTGAAGCTCTTGAGTGGACAGTTAAGATATTCTCAAACTATGATGCAGAAAAGGCTAATCCGGAAGGCGCTGAGTGGGATTACTACAAAGAGCAGTTCATCAACGGTCAGGCAGCATTCCTTGTAGAGGATGAGTATGCAGGATGCCCTGGTAACTTCCTTGAGGATATGACAGATGAGCTCGGCTTCGTAATGTTCCCTAAGGGACCTAAGGGTAAGGACTATATCAACGTATGGACAAACAACCCGATTGCAATCCCTGCTTGCTATGATGAAGACAAGGCATGGAAGCTTGCATTTGCTTGGGATCTTTGGACAAATCAGCCTGAAGGCTATGAGGACTTCAATGGTAACATTTCAACAGCTCGTAACGGTATCTTTGATACAAGAGCAGTTGATGAGACAATCACAATGATGACACAGCCTGAGCACGGCACAATTGCTTATCACGGCATGATTCCTAACATGAGCATTGGTTCAGACTTCATCTGGAATATTACACCTGATTGTGTAGTTTCTGAGCAGGTTGAAGCTATTGCTGATACATGGAAAGCATACATTGAGGATGCAAATAAATAATTTCTGCTTAACTCGATAAGTAGAGAATCAGAGGGGCGGCTAAGTTATTTGGCCGCCCCTTATTTATCCGGAAGAAGAACCGGACATAGTTTTATTTAGAAAGGTTTTAGTTATTATGGGCAAGGTGAAATTTCATTTACCGGGACTCCGATATAATTATCCCCTAAACATGTTTTGGATAAGTCTTATGGAGCAGCACCCGGAGTATTTTAGGGAAGGTGTTGAGATTGCTTCTTTTTTTGGAGCATTTCCGCTTGCATTATGGAATGGGGGACGTTTTCTGGGGAATGACCAGTGCGATGCAGGATTCGTGAAAAATGTCGTAAAGACCATAAATGCAAAAGGCATTCCTATTAGATATACTTTCACCAATCCACTTCTTATCGAAGCTGACCTGGATGATCCTTTCTGTAACTTTTGCATGGAGGTAGGGGATAATGGAATGAATGAAGTTCTTGTCTATTCTGAGATTCTTGAGAAGTATCTTAGGGAAAAATATCCTTCATATCATTTTAATAGTACAACGTGCAAAGAAATTCGTGATGTAGAGTCATTAAATAAGGAAATGGAAAAGGACTATAAATATGTAGTTCTTGATTACAATTTAAATAACAAGTGGGATTTATTGGAAAAGGTTGAACATAAAGAAAAGCTTGAAGTTCTGATAAATGCTTGCTGCGTGCCTGATTGTAAGCGCAGGGGCGATCACTATAAAAACATAGCAATAAATCAGAGAACAACCCTTGAGAACAGAAAACTTCCCAAGGATAAACAAAAACCCATAAAACCCTGGACCTGTGAATACGGAGATAAAAATTGCATCTACACAATACAGGAATATTCAACATTTGTTTCTCCGGAGATGATCTGGGAAAAATATGTGCCTATGGGTATAAATAATTTCAAAATAGAAGGTAGAACAGGTAACCTGTTTTCCCTCATAGAAACATATAGTTTTTATATGCTTAAACCTGAAAAAATCGGAGAAGCCAGATTATTACTCCTAAGAAATCTGGAAAGTTCAGGAATAATAAGTGTAAATAAACCAAGACCAGGAAGATGGCCGTGAAAAGAGGACACAATGAGTAACGAAGAAAGAAGAGGGCCGGTAGCCCCTAAGGATCCAACAAAAAAGAGACCATATTTTTACATAATGCAGGACAAAGGAATATTTGCTGCCCCCCAATCGGATGGCAGAGGTATTCAGTTCATCTATGAGGATAATGGTAGATTGCCTGATTCTGCTAAGCTCACAGGAAATGTAACAGATGAAAAAATACTTGAAATGCTTGGGACAGCAGAAGGCTTTAAGAAGCTTGTTCATAGTATAGGTGTATCCGTATCAGAGGAATCAAGAAAAGAAAAGGTTAATTTTGTTTTCCAGATGTACGGACAGAATCAGGGTGACCCTGCGACTATCGTAAGCAGAGAATTTGTAGCCGATGGATCAGAGCAGATTATAGATCTCACAGAGATTACATGGTTTGATACAGACAGAGTACCCGGACAAATACGCTTTGAATTTGAAAAGTCAGGAATACAGGCAATGGCAGATGTTTGCTTTTATCTGCATGATGGATTTGAAGCTCCGGAGCAGCTTACAGACAATGCTGTAGATTTTGAGTCTGACGATTATAAGAAGATGATAAGCAAATGCCTTATGAAAAAGGGCAATCTGAAGAGACTTCATGAAGTAACAGAGAAAGCTAAAAGAGGTGAGGATGTTACTCTTTCCTTTATTGGCGGCTCAATAACTCAGGGTGCCGGTGCAATTCCGATTCATGAAAAGAGCTATGCAAGAGTATATGCCAACTCTTTTGAGAAAAAATACGCTAATGGTGGTGCGGTAAAGCTTATTAAAGCAGGTGTCGGTGGTACTCCTTCCGAGCTTGGAATGATACGTTTTGAACGTGACATCCTTCGTGATGGTAGTGAGAAGCCGGATCTGATCGTAATTGAATTTGCTGTGAATGATGAAGGTGACGAAACAAAGGGAGTTTGCTACGAAAGTCTTGTGAGAAAATGCCTTGCGCTTCCCTGGAAGCCGGCAGTGGTATTGCTGTTTGCAGTCTTCTCGTTTGACTGGAATCTGCAGGACAGATTAGGACCTGTAGGTGAAAGATATGATATTCCCATGGTAAGTGTATTGGATGCTGTATCACCACAGTTTGCGCTTAAACCCGCCGAAGGAAGAGTTATTTCCAAGAAGCAGTTCTTTTATGACATATATCATCCGAGCAATTTAGGACATCAGGTTATGTCTGATTGCCTGATGGAGATGACTTCAGAGGCTGAAAAACAGACTGAGTTTGAAAATGAGGAAGATCTGCTTAGTAAGGAACCTGCTATCGGTGCTGATTTTGAAAAGGTATATCTGCTTGACCGTAAGGATTTAAGCAGTGCAACAATTGAAGAGGGGGCATTTACAGATACTGACAAAATGCTTCAAATGGTTGAAATGGACAGTGAAGTTGTTCCTGTTCCTGAATTTCCAAATAACTGGCATTATGATGGTAGTGATGAAAACCCTGCACCATTCAAGATGAAAATAAGTTGTACAAAGCTTCTTCTTGTAATGAAAGATTCAGGAGACAACATCTTCGGAACTGCTGAAGTTTATGTGGATGGAAGAAAAGTGCTTGATGCAGATCCGCTTGTAAATGGTTGGACACATTGCAATCCGTTGATAATCCTAAATGGTGCAGAGGTTGCTCTGCATGAAGTTGAAATTCGTATGGCAAAAGGTCATGAGAACAAGAAGTTTACTATTCTTGGCTTTGGTGTTGTCTAAAAACAAAAGAAACGTTTAACCTAAACAATCGATGAGATTAGCAAAAGAGTTACTTTGGAGAACACGATGAATAACAAAACATGGAGCAAATTGTGGCTCGATTATGAAAATAAAAAATGCTGTAAAGAAGCAGAAAAAGGATTTGTAATTAGAATAGATGGCTTTTTAGCAGAGAACAGAGTAATAAAGAGTTTGAAAAAAGAGCTCTCTGAAGCTATTACAAAGCTTTACGGATGTGAGTGCTTATTTGATACTGACACAACAGAAAATAATGATGAAAAAAATATTATTATAACAAAAAAAGACGGCATACCGTTCGAAGGTTATCGTATAAAAGCTGAAAATAACAAAATGACTTT
It encodes:
- a CDS encoding YIP1 family protein; amino-acid sequence: MAAITKEKYDHYIDSLKFALYCISHPLDGFWDLTHEKRGTYAAANTILIATVLIRILKLRYTSFIFVTVYWEDLNIFLYIASILFPLSLWVVGNWGLTTLFDGKGRLGQVYMATCYALTPYPLLQFPLMIFSNFVTVDEKEFYAMVSAISLVWAALLVIAAMGQIHEYTAGKNLLFTIATLFSMLVMIFILMIFFSMISQGVSYFISLGKELLFRL
- a CDS encoding DUF5696 domain-containing protein; its protein translation is MNENKKGKIRQIVKSLAAPVIICILILAAVLFIINHKNVNDTDEAVVPYSYEGGEDTVVIENDKLKLEMDPLTTQFTVTVKETGKVWRSNPENAANDAIALPEEKANLQSPLIMSYSVVTGLETTYNTHTYSTANQIYNITKDGDSVRVDYSLGDVIKEYVIPPVITKESLDEWLSKMDKDDVNFIQQYYKKYDINKLGKKDNKDELLASYPALEDHVIYVLRDKTKENVRKKIEKSFEEAGYTYDDFQADKELDLSVKSSDKPVFNVSVVYKLDGDDLVVEVPMKDLKYKKDSPIYTITPLPYFGAGDSEQDGYMFVPEGGGATINFNNGKVSQSSYYTNVYGWDMCLSRDAVVHNTRAYYGVFGVSEGNDSFLCILEDGSPYASIQADISGKNNSYNYVNAVYSICQREQYDVGDIANSDVYEYVPSLPDETLTRRYTFINSGSYVDMAKEYGSYLQDKYGDSLSMNQDSSAPVAVEMIGAIDKVKQILGVPVKRPLKLTTYKEASNIVKDLNDNGIDNMSVKLTGWCNGGVDQRLLKSAKTIGALGSKNDLKNLVKTGDETGSKVYLDGITQYANDSNLLDGFFSYRDAAKLISKEQAKLYDYSHITYAQRENSDHLYYLLHTDLAMNIADKFADTAASYGAGVSFQDIGKDLSSDFYRKNMHSRQSVKSLQEEELKKIQSEGTPIMINMGNDYAVPYASMVTGMDLRGSEYTILDQCIPFYQIAVHGRVNYTGEPVNIGGNQENEVLYSAEYGAGLYFAFMNETSFATQKTLYTDYYGATYSAWKDKMLDICTRYNEELGHIFNQEMVDHENISEDLSRTQYADGTNVYVNYGYSDAQTPDGKTVPARDYLVVR
- a CDS encoding carbohydrate ABC transporter permease, whose product is MRGNGFMEKQKQKKKVVGLQKRKAKAGYAFIAPFVIGFLVFMIKPLWQSLNMSFCNVELGAGDFKQTWVGLTNYIYAFRVDPEFNRLLVEELSRMIVYSLAIIVFSFFVALILNQKFKGRALVRAIFFLPVILSSGVIVGLESNNQLMASLAQTIEQTTQGVSVTAALESILRTAGVGVRAYEKVFEVIDNIYDVAIASGIQIIIFLSGLQSISSSMYEAADIEGCTKWESLWKITFPMISSLFLVNWLYTVVDFCMRSDNGVIEKIQKVMVEQMQYGNASAMSWIYFLVVLAFVGITSLVISKGVYYYD
- a CDS encoding carbohydrate ABC transporter permease, translating into MTDMALAQKMSAKENKKKTLVHQDKDFWERNRLSGGYLLQKKIMDIGLSIFRFILLFGMCFMILQPILNKISVSFMTEQDLYNPIVIAIPEHFTTANYRLAAELMSYGQALINSILISLTIAVLQITVCTLVGYGFARFEFPFKKFWFAAVILVILIPPQTIASSLHLHFRFFDILGLFKLTTGSTLNLRGSALPYYLMSAGCMGLKNGLYIFIIRQFFRGLPVDLEEAAYVDGCGMLKTFVRIMLPQAKPPITSCFLFAFVWQWTDGFYSRLFLGNTKLVSTSLSRIIDSLGAYIQRINGVKTTISVAYSNCILATGTLMIIMPLIILYLFAQRAFVESIANTGIKM
- a CDS encoding ABC transporter substrate-binding protein; amino-acid sequence: MKRALTKKVTAAITLAAMTMSAVGCGASTNSTSTDTATSTEAAADTTETAESTETEDTAGSDTEETTEDAGEAEEAEASESGDLYEVKTDADGNPIDLGGMEIIIRDWWSGDPTEPANDYEEAQQEYRDWAQETYNFTIKQQAISDWGSTPADFVDYATTGGDENYIWTLRDDPAITSAISSGLMYDLSTLDCLDFSKDKFQRNLLHEQYGKDGHIYAMYAGFSEPRTGVYFNKRILTDAGIDPESIYDMQADGTWTWDAFEDLLSKVQRDTDNDGVIDIYGMTLNEGVMTTQAIFSNGGDIVGKDASGKYTYDLENPETLEALEWTVKIFSNYDAEKANPEGAEWDYYKEQFINGQAAFLVEDEYAGCPGNFLEDMTDELGFVMFPKGPKGKDYINVWTNNPIAIPACYDEDKAWKLAFAWDLWTNQPEGYEDFNGNISTARNGIFDTRAVDETITMMTQPEHGTIAYHGMIPNMSIGSDFIWNITPDCVVSEQVEAIADTWKAYIEDANK
- a CDS encoding SGNH/GDSL hydrolase family protein — encoded protein: MSNEERRGPVAPKDPTKKRPYFYIMQDKGIFAAPQSDGRGIQFIYEDNGRLPDSAKLTGNVTDEKILEMLGTAEGFKKLVHSIGVSVSEESRKEKVNFVFQMYGQNQGDPATIVSREFVADGSEQIIDLTEITWFDTDRVPGQIRFEFEKSGIQAMADVCFYLHDGFEAPEQLTDNAVDFESDDYKKMISKCLMKKGNLKRLHEVTEKAKRGEDVTLSFIGGSITQGAGAIPIHEKSYARVYANSFEKKYANGGAVKLIKAGVGGTPSELGMIRFERDILRDGSEKPDLIVIEFAVNDEGDETKGVCYESLVRKCLALPWKPAVVLLFAVFSFDWNLQDRLGPVGERYDIPMVSVLDAVSPQFALKPAEGRVISKKQFFYDIYHPSNLGHQVMSDCLMEMTSEAEKQTEFENEEDLLSKEPAIGADFEKVYLLDRKDLSSATIEEGAFTDTDKMLQMVEMDSEVVPVPEFPNNWHYDGSDENPAPFKMKISCTKLLLVMKDSGDNIFGTAEVYVDGRKVLDADPLVNGWTHCNPLIILNGAEVALHEVEIRMAKGHENKKFTILGFGVV